The Hyphomonas sediminis genome contains a region encoding:
- a CDS encoding DUF5681 domain-containing protein codes for MSEHPIGYGKPPKKSQYKPGQSGNPKGRPKGAGSFKTALSRELEAKLEIKEAGKRKKVSKLEAIAKRLVTDAVNGNPKALSELLRQLNLHFGDVPDADLKQQPASAEDQALLAQFIERAIAERRSSNG; via the coding sequence ATGAGCGAACATCCGATCGGTTACGGCAAGCCGCCGAAAAAATCGCAATACAAGCCAGGCCAGTCGGGCAATCCCAAGGGCCGGCCCAAAGGGGCTGGATCCTTCAAAACCGCACTATCAAGAGAGCTTGAAGCCAAGCTCGAGATCAAAGAAGCCGGAAAACGCAAGAAGGTGTCCAAGCTTGAAGCTATCGCCAAGCGTCTCGTAACCGACGCGGTGAATGGGAACCCCAAAGCCCTGTCGGAGCTTCTTCGGCAGCTGAACCTTCACTTCGGTGACGTTCCTGATGCCGATCTTAAGCAACAACCCGCCAGTGCAGAGGATCAAGCACTCCTCGCTCAGTTCATCGAGCGCGCAATCGCTGAAAGGAGGAGCAGCAATGGTTGA
- a CDS encoding site-specific DNA-methyltransferase, which translates to MSKEKQEAFETFEFDLPPIRGFPELRWAGKRPFRSTQYFPAQKKEAYGDPTGGWWNKIFWGDNLQVMSHLLRAFRGKVDLIYIDPPFDSSADYRRKIQVRGKSASSDYISFEEKQYGDIWNNDEYLQFMYERMTLMRELLSSTGSIFLHCDPRRSHFLKLCMDEVFGQNHFVNEIIWKRSGVHASTRGFGPVHDVILFYSKSSSFKWAPQYADYDQDYVDGWFSKTDEHGRKYGLVVLSAPGERLGTRAHYAINGRYPPPGRHWGIVEERFNELLAQGLIEFSSNGVPYSRKYLDESPGVPVNDIWTDTGHIKSKSRENANYPTQKPEKLVERVIASTTEPGDLVFDCFMGSGTTQAVALRLGRRFIGADINLGAIETTIKRLNGVRHALETEATDLFANDDESKPTKFYTGFEVYNVNNYDLFRNPVEAKELIKEAMELQPLSSGSVFDGQREEYLVKIMPVNRIATRADLNEVINGLDFKAFEARAAKAPNKPVERIHLVCMGHEPDLGPELEKAAKPFDIEVIVTDLIRDKTHLHFKRASDARLKIEGGHLVIAGFYPMNLLQKLSMEADAVEDWRQLVETIKVDWNYDGAVLTPAIVDAPEGEDLVAGRYLIPADASTIRVKITDLLSESWEGEIENA; encoded by the coding sequence ATGAGCAAGGAAAAACAAGAAGCATTTGAAACCTTTGAGTTTGACCTGCCCCCGATCCGGGGTTTCCCGGAACTGCGCTGGGCCGGCAAGCGCCCCTTCCGCTCGACCCAGTATTTCCCGGCGCAGAAGAAGGAAGCCTACGGCGATCCGACTGGTGGTTGGTGGAACAAGATTTTCTGGGGAGACAATTTGCAGGTCATGTCGCACCTCTTGCGAGCGTTTCGCGGCAAGGTGGACCTTATTTATATCGATCCGCCTTTTGATAGCTCAGCTGACTATCGTCGTAAAATACAAGTCCGCGGTAAATCCGCGAGTTCCGACTACATAAGCTTCGAAGAAAAGCAGTACGGCGATATTTGGAACAACGACGAATATCTTCAGTTTATGTACGAGCGTATGACGCTCATGCGTGAACTCCTTTCGTCGACGGGCAGCATCTTCCTTCACTGCGATCCGCGCCGAAGTCACTTTCTCAAATTGTGTATGGATGAGGTGTTCGGCCAGAACCATTTCGTCAATGAGATAATCTGGAAAAGATCTGGCGTGCACGCATCGACCCGGGGCTTCGGTCCAGTGCACGATGTAATTCTCTTCTATTCTAAGTCTTCCTCGTTCAAATGGGCGCCTCAGTATGCAGACTACGATCAGGACTACGTCGACGGGTGGTTCAGCAAAACGGACGAACACGGACGAAAGTACGGGTTGGTGGTACTGTCTGCACCCGGTGAGCGGCTTGGAACGCGCGCTCACTACGCGATTAATGGCCGTTATCCTCCTCCCGGGCGGCACTGGGGGATCGTTGAAGAAAGGTTCAATGAACTGTTGGCGCAAGGGCTAATCGAGTTTTCTTCCAACGGGGTTCCTTATAGTCGCAAATACCTGGATGAAAGCCCAGGTGTGCCGGTCAACGATATCTGGACTGACACTGGTCACATCAAATCGAAATCCCGAGAAAACGCTAACTACCCGACTCAGAAGCCAGAGAAACTGGTGGAGCGAGTGATCGCTTCAACGACCGAACCTGGCGACCTAGTGTTTGATTGCTTCATGGGGTCCGGAACCACGCAGGCTGTGGCCCTGCGTTTGGGCCGCCGCTTCATCGGCGCGGATATTAATCTCGGCGCGATAGAGACCACGATTAAGCGGCTAAACGGTGTGCGCCACGCCCTTGAGACCGAGGCAACCGATCTCTTCGCCAACGATGATGAGTCAAAGCCGACGAAATTCTATACGGGCTTTGAGGTATACAACGTCAACAATTACGACCTGTTCCGCAATCCGGTCGAAGCCAAAGAACTCATCAAGGAGGCGATGGAGCTCCAACCCCTGTCATCTGGCAGCGTCTTCGATGGTCAGCGCGAGGAGTATCTCGTCAAGATCATGCCGGTGAACCGCATCGCTACAAGGGCGGACCTGAACGAGGTCATCAACGGGCTCGACTTCAAGGCTTTCGAAGCCCGCGCCGCCAAGGCTCCGAACAAGCCGGTTGAACGGATCCACCTTGTCTGCATGGGCCATGAGCCGGACCTTGGCCCCGAGCTCGAAAAGGCAGCCAAGCCCTTCGATATTGAAGTGATTGTCACTGACTTAATTCGCGACAAGACGCATCTGCATTTCAAGCGCGCTTCCGACGCTCGCCTGAAAATTGAAGGCGGCCATCTCGTGATCGCTGGCTTCTATCCGATGAACCTGTTGCAGAAGCTCTCCATGGAGGCCGATGCGGTGGAAGACTGGCGTCAACTCGTTGAAACAATCAAGGTTGACTGGAACTATGACGGCGCCGTGCTGACCCCGGCTATTGTCGATGCCCCAGAGGGAGAGGATCTCGTTGCGGGTCGATACCTAATTCCCGCCGACGCCTCAACAATCCGTGTAAAGATAACAGATCTCCTCTCGGAGTCGTGGGAGGGGGAGATCGAAAATGCCTAA
- a CDS encoding DNA modification methylase, giving the protein MAEAPSPFKNTPTPTIIHVAIAVLIAYPRAARRHTASKLKKLIKSIKDIGLLDPIIVDESDMVLSGHLRIEAFKAMGLDTIPAIRMTHLSADQKAAFVLHANKIVEEGSWDKGMLRQELSMLVEFGCDIDLETTGFDIGEIDLVIGTDEAAAEEEPLVPPPPAQPETRPGDLWILGKHRLLCGSCLEPADWARLMRDERARVCFTDPPYNVKIKGHVSSKNHDEFAMGSSEMTPDEFEAFLNRALDGAVERSVDGAIHFICMDHRHMRELYAAADPLYSSQLNLCVWAKTNGGMGSFYRSRHELIAVYKVGTAPHINNVQLGRFGRNRTNVWSYAGANTFRKGRDKDIADHPTVKPVAMVADALMDASAPGDICIDGFGGSGTLILAAERTNRLARVIELEPKYCDVAVRRWEEMTGRQAILDRAGSKSPPALLLPPPGKEGAA; this is encoded by the coding sequence ATGGCCGAGGCGCCTAGTCCGTTCAAAAATACACCTACACCGACCATCATCCACGTCGCGATTGCAGTTCTCATCGCCTACCCAAGGGCCGCCCGGCGCCACACGGCTTCCAAGCTAAAGAAGCTGATCAAGTCTATTAAGGACATTGGTCTGCTCGATCCGATCATCGTAGATGAAAGCGACATGGTACTCTCCGGACATCTCCGGATCGAGGCGTTCAAAGCCATGGGCCTCGACACCATTCCTGCAATCCGGATGACGCATCTTTCAGCTGATCAGAAAGCTGCCTTTGTTCTGCACGCCAACAAGATTGTTGAAGAAGGCAGCTGGGACAAAGGCATGCTGAGGCAGGAACTCTCCATGCTCGTGGAGTTTGGCTGCGACATCGATCTGGAAACCACCGGCTTCGACATTGGCGAGATCGATCTGGTTATCGGCACCGATGAAGCCGCCGCCGAGGAGGAGCCACTGGTTCCACCGCCTCCCGCGCAGCCCGAAACGCGGCCCGGAGACCTTTGGATCCTGGGAAAGCATCGGCTTCTCTGCGGGAGTTGTCTTGAGCCGGCGGATTGGGCGCGGCTGATGCGCGATGAGCGCGCCCGCGTCTGCTTCACGGATCCGCCCTACAACGTGAAAATCAAAGGACACGTTTCCTCGAAGAACCATGACGAGTTCGCGATGGGGTCGAGCGAGATGACGCCCGATGAGTTTGAGGCCTTTCTCAACAGAGCGCTGGATGGTGCGGTGGAGCGTAGCGTCGATGGCGCCATCCATTTCATCTGCATGGATCATCGCCACATGCGGGAGCTCTACGCGGCCGCAGATCCCCTTTACTCCTCCCAGCTCAATCTCTGCGTCTGGGCCAAGACCAATGGCGGGATGGGCTCCTTCTACAGGAGCCGGCATGAGCTCATCGCAGTCTACAAAGTCGGGACTGCCCCACACATTAATAATGTCCAACTCGGTCGCTTCGGCCGGAACCGGACGAACGTCTGGTCATATGCCGGCGCCAACACATTCCGGAAAGGTCGGGACAAGGACATTGCAGATCACCCCACCGTGAAACCCGTGGCCATGGTTGCCGATGCGCTCATGGATGCTTCGGCGCCTGGCGACATCTGCATTGATGGCTTTGGAGGATCAGGCACACTGATCCTGGCTGCCGAACGCACCAATCGCTTGGCCCGGGTGATCGAACTCGAACCGAAGTATTGCGATGTCGCCGTTCGGCGCTGGGAAGAGATGACCGGACGCCAGGCTATTCTAGACCGAGCGGGCTCGAAAAGCCCGCCAGCCCTCTTGCTGCCACCTCCGGGTAAGGAGGGCGCAGCATGA
- a CDS encoding helix-turn-helix domain-containing protein, whose protein sequence is MDIRKKFGKRLRQLREERGWSQEEFADRAGLHRTYVSAVERGVRNPTLSVLSRLADALAVTLSDLVETI, encoded by the coding sequence ATGGATATCAGAAAGAAATTTGGTAAACGGCTCCGCCAACTGCGCGAAGAGCGCGGCTGGTCACAGGAAGAATTTGCGGACCGGGCGGGGCTGCACAGGACTTACGTCTCGGCGGTTGAGCGAGGTGTCAGGAACCCTACACTTTCGGTTTTATCGCGTTTGGCTGATGCTCTGGCTGTCACCCTGTCGGATCTTGTCGAGACGATCTAG
- a CDS encoding TnsA endonuclease N-terminal domain-containing protein, whose translation MPKEKKRIRQDFAFFQALLNFYADNNGTIRRRYKQLTKQLLDFNDPELRSDAYLRQPQFEALEIYVFLKEFGNNRHVHDMFREWARNEGVFEDFRTTGADSRGQSSLLGFLDLEGEEQYDEIFARLSERARSYPNYIFALTMGLGKTILMATCIFYEFLLANKFGRDMRFCKNALVFAPDKTVLQSLKEIQTFDLGLVVPPEYANFLRANLKFHFLDDTASTIGAQDGSSFNVIISNTQKIILKRRSAAPSTTEKLFSERTGSLSEVYGELYEMLGEEAPESDADLAVNARFQRIARLPQLGIYVDEAHHSMGASLEKDLGQAKDASALRTTIDELARALDARKTSVVGCYNFTGTPYVKDRIMPEVVYAYGLKAAIDNKYLKQPEFIDYSGNVKSNDFLRELVTDFWSKEGEKRREGMLPKLAIFASAIEELTAEVRPALEKIMAELGIPTTRILVNVGDDKLTTGEDIREFNRLDTPDSEKQFILLVGKGREGWNCRSLFGVALYRKAKSKIFVLQSTMRCLRAIGDVQETGRIYLSADNMKILEDELQQNFRVTTEELGPKKGDESEVYEVTAVPPPVVLKMKRRRELFKTKRKETPDKISFDLSEEVLENYRAGLRRRKSINSDKGTLEDITDRLQNRTFSAFTLIGEIARYFSGDGVSPFAIEGLLERASPPTARLVELVNTSNDILYDVIIPTLFRALFEIEPYGHDSEEEIELVKGYNVTANRPPTFRFKAKPHLVAGRDYPEYSKQRDRTFHLDHYCFDSQPEVEFFNSVLELNAADRIYFTGMLVHGQSGFRVNYIHPESHTVCNYYPDFLIIRESGEIFLIEVKSAWKEDDPVVIAKREAAEQLAAGNQFRYALLTRDDFPGFLSQQGGWQEYERA comes from the coding sequence ATGCCTAAGGAGAAGAAGAGGATCCGTCAGGACTTTGCCTTCTTCCAGGCGCTCTTGAATTTCTATGCCGATAACAACGGCACAATCCGTCGCCGCTATAAACAACTGACCAAGCAACTCCTGGACTTCAATGATCCGGAATTGCGGAGCGATGCGTATCTCCGTCAGCCACAGTTTGAAGCGCTGGAAATCTATGTTTTCCTGAAGGAGTTTGGGAACAACCGCCACGTCCATGACATGTTTCGCGAGTGGGCGAGGAATGAAGGCGTATTTGAAGACTTCCGCACGACTGGAGCAGACAGCAGAGGTCAGAGCAGTCTGCTCGGGTTTCTCGATCTTGAAGGTGAGGAGCAGTACGACGAGATCTTCGCCCGCCTGAGCGAGCGGGCGAGGTCTTATCCGAACTATATTTTCGCACTGACCATGGGGCTCGGTAAAACGATCCTGATGGCGACATGCATCTTCTATGAGTTCCTGCTTGCAAACAAGTTTGGCAGAGACATGCGCTTCTGCAAGAACGCCTTGGTGTTCGCGCCGGATAAGACGGTTCTTCAGTCTCTTAAGGAAATCCAGACTTTCGATCTCGGCCTGGTCGTACCTCCAGAGTATGCCAACTTCCTCCGTGCAAACCTGAAATTCCACTTCCTGGACGATACCGCCTCGACGATTGGTGCGCAGGATGGCTCTTCCTTTAACGTCATCATATCGAACACGCAGAAGATCATTCTGAAACGCCGAAGCGCAGCCCCTTCGACGACGGAAAAACTCTTCTCAGAGCGGACGGGCTCACTTTCTGAGGTCTATGGCGAGCTCTACGAAATGCTAGGCGAGGAAGCGCCTGAGAGTGACGCTGACCTTGCAGTCAATGCACGGTTTCAGCGGATAGCGCGCTTGCCTCAACTTGGCATCTATGTCGACGAAGCGCATCACTCTATGGGCGCCTCGCTCGAGAAGGACCTCGGACAGGCCAAGGATGCATCCGCGCTGCGGACTACTATCGACGAACTGGCGCGCGCCCTCGATGCGCGCAAGACCTCCGTTGTCGGCTGCTACAACTTCACAGGCACGCCCTATGTGAAAGACCGCATTATGCCGGAGGTGGTCTATGCCTACGGGCTGAAGGCAGCGATCGACAATAAATACCTGAAGCAACCGGAGTTCATTGACTATTCCGGCAACGTCAAAAGCAATGATTTTCTCCGTGAGCTCGTCACCGACTTCTGGTCGAAAGAGGGCGAGAAGCGCAGGGAAGGCATGTTGCCTAAGCTCGCCATTTTCGCATCCGCCATTGAAGAACTGACAGCCGAGGTTCGTCCAGCGCTAGAAAAGATCATGGCGGAGCTAGGCATCCCGACTACGCGGATTCTAGTGAATGTCGGAGATGACAAGCTTACTACGGGGGAGGATATCCGCGAGTTTAATCGTCTGGATACGCCAGACTCAGAAAAGCAATTCATTCTGCTTGTTGGGAAGGGCCGTGAGGGCTGGAACTGTCGCTCGCTCTTTGGTGTAGCGCTCTACCGGAAAGCCAAGTCTAAGATTTTCGTCTTGCAGTCGACAATGCGTTGCCTGCGTGCCATCGGAGACGTTCAGGAAACTGGACGGATCTACTTGTCAGCTGACAACATGAAGATCCTAGAAGATGAGCTCCAGCAGAACTTCCGCGTCACGACTGAGGAACTTGGCCCAAAAAAAGGGGATGAGTCAGAAGTTTATGAGGTGACAGCGGTGCCCCCGCCCGTGGTCCTGAAAATGAAGCGTCGACGAGAGTTGTTCAAAACGAAACGTAAGGAGACGCCGGACAAAATCAGTTTTGATTTATCCGAGGAGGTTCTTGAAAATTATCGTGCGGGCTTGCGTCGCCGCAAAAGCATCAACTCTGACAAAGGCACGTTAGAGGATATTACTGACCGCCTTCAGAACCGGACTTTCAGTGCATTCACGTTGATCGGTGAAATTGCACGATATTTTTCCGGGGACGGCGTATCGCCTTTTGCCATTGAGGGACTTCTGGAGAGGGCTTCGCCACCGACGGCCCGCCTTGTGGAGTTGGTAAACACATCCAATGACATTCTCTACGATGTGATCATCCCTACATTGTTTCGAGCATTGTTCGAAATTGAACCGTACGGACATGATTCCGAGGAAGAGATCGAACTGGTCAAAGGCTACAATGTCACGGCAAATCGCCCACCCACATTCCGGTTCAAGGCGAAGCCCCATCTCGTGGCCGGCCGCGACTATCCCGAATACTCCAAGCAACGTGATCGCACATTCCACCTCGACCACTATTGTTTCGATAGTCAGCCTGAAGTCGAATTTTTCAATAGCGTGCTGGAGCTCAATGCCGCAGATCGTATTTACTTCACTGGCATGCTCGTCCACGGCCAATCAGGATTCCGTGTGAACTATATTCATCCTGAATCTCATACCGTGTGCAACTATTATCCAGACTTCCTCATTATTCGTGAGAGCGGTGAGATATTTTTGATCGAGGTTAAATCCGCCTGGAAAGAGGACGACCCAGTGGTGATTGCGAAACGAGAGGCAGCAGAGCAACTGGCCGCTGGAAATCAGTTTCGCTACGCGCTCTTAACTAGAGATGATTTTCCTGGATTTTTGAGCCAGCAAGGTGGTTGGCAGGAGTATGAACGAGCCTAA
- the terL gene encoding phage terminase large subunit: MVDPNRLPNRAFLKKETHSLFRSDFRSLIRKAFRCAFPSRPFQDNWHIESIGYHLQMVAEGKLSRLMISVPPRSLKSFITSVVLPLFIIGNDPTKTVLVISHSLDLATKLSNQFRQLISHPEIQEIFPAFSGALSKDSEREITTLQGGGRIAASVDSNVTGRGGDIIIIDDPLDASDADNELACNNVNKWLDETLSTRTNDPATTPIVLVMQRLSIFDPVAHLAEQEDWTQLSFPAIATRNEKILIGDALYHERAAGDLLHPDRYPRTYLDTQRKKMGARAFEAQFQQNPVPDGGGIIDLSKFRRYRELPKLCDLRFYSIDAASGSDSGSYSVIMGFRIVDGKLYLTNVARKRYTFPELCRLVHSTCTKFRPDHLVIERASNGYALIQHLNEKLEGTHFCEQYPYFVQGINPHVSKIVRMEQALVAIEEGKVLLPENADWLSALESELRAFPNGRYDDQADALSQAVKFFTWYMQQPFAEERKRGFQHPR; the protein is encoded by the coding sequence ATGGTTGATCCCAACCGGCTACCAAATCGCGCGTTTCTCAAAAAGGAAACTCACAGCCTCTTTCGATCGGACTTCAGAAGTTTGATCCGAAAAGCGTTCCGCTGCGCCTTTCCGAGCAGACCGTTTCAGGACAACTGGCACATTGAGTCCATCGGGTATCATCTACAAATGGTCGCGGAAGGGAAACTCTCCCGTCTGATGATCAGCGTACCGCCTCGATCACTGAAGTCATTCATTACGTCAGTGGTTTTGCCGCTATTCATTATTGGAAATGACCCGACCAAGACAGTTTTGGTCATCTCTCACTCTTTGGATCTCGCGACCAAATTGTCGAACCAGTTTCGCCAATTGATTTCTCATCCAGAGATACAGGAAATTTTCCCAGCTTTCAGCGGCGCCTTGTCGAAAGACAGCGAAAGAGAAATCACCACGCTCCAAGGCGGCGGGCGTATAGCGGCATCAGTCGACTCTAACGTGACGGGACGCGGCGGCGACATCATCATTATCGATGACCCGCTCGATGCGTCTGATGCGGACAACGAGCTAGCGTGTAATAATGTAAACAAATGGCTCGATGAGACGCTATCAACACGAACTAACGATCCAGCGACAACTCCCATTGTTCTGGTGATGCAACGACTGTCGATTTTTGACCCAGTAGCCCATCTCGCCGAACAAGAAGATTGGACCCAACTGAGCTTTCCAGCGATCGCGACCCGCAATGAAAAAATTCTTATCGGAGATGCACTGTACCATGAACGAGCTGCGGGGGATCTACTTCACCCAGATCGCTACCCTCGCACCTATCTCGACACTCAGCGCAAGAAAATGGGCGCCAGAGCCTTTGAGGCTCAGTTTCAGCAGAATCCAGTGCCGGATGGCGGCGGCATAATCGATCTGAGCAAGTTTCGTCGGTACCGGGAGCTTCCTAAACTTTGTGATCTACGATTCTATAGTATCGATGCTGCGTCAGGTTCTGATTCCGGCTCCTATTCGGTAATCATGGGGTTCCGTATCGTAGATGGCAAACTGTACCTAACAAACGTCGCGCGAAAGCGTTATACTTTTCCAGAATTGTGTCGCTTGGTACACTCTACTTGTACAAAGTTTCGACCGGATCACCTAGTCATCGAGCGAGCGTCTAATGGATATGCTTTGATCCAGCATCTAAACGAGAAGCTCGAAGGCACACATTTTTGCGAGCAGTACCCTTACTTCGTTCAAGGTATAAACCCGCACGTCAGTAAAATAGTGCGCATGGAACAAGCGCTCGTCGCGATCGAAGAAGGGAAGGTCCTCCTGCCGGAGAATGCAGATTGGCTTTCGGCCCTAGAGTCGGAGCTTCGCGCATTTCCCAATGGCCGATACGATGATCAAGCCGATGCTCTTTCCCAGGCCGTGAAATTTTTCACTTGGTACATGCAGCAACCGTTCGCTGAAGAGCGTAAGCGCGGCTTCCAGCACCCCAGATAA
- a CDS encoding ATP-dependent helicase: MQAPNRSQLQAIQTLDGPVLIVAGPGSGKTFCLVERTVNLLERREVSPERILVSTFTEKAAKELKTRISARVQRAGSKVNPLDLTVGTLHSIFLDILDEFRAFSRIRRNYTILDQFDQQYFVYQRLSEFADIDGLDALIRPSTNVPAWYVAESLCSYLNKVAEEAVEPTALASAGHPELIAIGEAYRRYQGLLEQFNYIDFSTIQVEVLRLLDVPDVAEKLCARFDYLMIDEYQDTNTIQERIVLKLAAQHSNVCVVGDDDQALYRFRGASIRNILEFPKRFAPGQCTQINLTKNYRSHPDIVEFYNNWMALTDWEGEDRTYRYPKTIEAESPDRAERPVVFKVSGEDGVDNWANEAVAFLQELRTKNIIKDWNQVAFLFRSVRNDKVVRFANDLEASGIPVYAPRSNMYFEREEIRLLVGAYMFLFPQYGSIRATREGMQLNVWGYYDRCLSDFIAHLKSGADDQIMAWTRETAKGHLTLSENTNYSFASLFYTLIQFSTFSRYLDAEVAHGDVRDSRPARNLAKFSRLLNKYEYLYNVIVLRPDRLERDLTTLFNLFMRFLWDGGIEEYEDESDYAPSGCVSFMTIHQSKGLEFPIVICGSLDAVPRRQHSVLDDLLEDEFGDGDPFEPLDRIKTFDFWRLFYTAFSRAQNMLVLTCQENVPKGRGQRNVPSAYFRPVYSPLLNWRDLTFERSQVELAEVKPSNLKNSYSFTSDVLVFEGCPQQYRFFKDLEFAPVRTNAILFGTLVHQTIEDIHKAVLRGEEGVVTTEQIDRWFNTNYTNISQKERVYLVDYVLRVAREHVARYVDRERANWHRLREAEVELSLLKDDYVLTGNVDLIQAEDGAWEIIDFKTEKKPDMIADADKLARYRRQLQIYAHLFEEKRGVRVDRMALYYTGEESGNPRIVFPRETADIKGTIDQIDRVVGRIVTKDYELKERPEKLCKNCDFRSFCDMTFCSV; the protein is encoded by the coding sequence ATGCAGGCGCCAAACCGTTCACAGCTTCAGGCCATTCAAACTCTGGATGGCCCTGTTTTGATTGTTGCTGGTCCTGGGTCGGGCAAGACCTTCTGTCTGGTGGAACGTACGGTTAATCTACTGGAGAGGCGGGAGGTTTCGCCTGAGAGAATTCTCGTTTCAACATTCACGGAAAAAGCGGCAAAGGAACTTAAGACACGTATCTCAGCACGGGTTCAGCGTGCTGGGTCCAAGGTCAATCCGTTGGATTTGACCGTGGGAACATTGCATTCCATCTTCCTCGACATTCTCGATGAGTTCCGAGCATTCTCCCGCATTCGGCGCAACTATACGATCCTCGACCAGTTCGACCAGCAATACTTCGTCTACCAGAGGCTTTCTGAATTCGCAGATATCGATGGATTGGACGCTCTAATTCGGCCGTCAACTAACGTACCTGCCTGGTACGTAGCAGAATCGCTGTGCAGCTATCTCAATAAGGTCGCTGAAGAAGCGGTTGAGCCGACCGCGCTCGCTTCGGCGGGTCACCCCGAGCTTATCGCAATCGGGGAAGCCTATCGGCGCTACCAGGGGCTTCTCGAACAATTCAACTATATCGATTTCTCGACGATCCAGGTTGAGGTTTTGCGCCTGCTAGACGTTCCCGACGTCGCTGAAAAGCTCTGCGCTCGGTTCGATTATCTTATGATCGACGAGTATCAGGACACCAACACCATTCAGGAACGCATCGTACTGAAGCTTGCGGCCCAGCACTCCAATGTCTGTGTCGTGGGTGACGACGACCAGGCCCTATACAGATTTCGAGGGGCATCTATTCGCAACATCCTCGAGTTTCCAAAACGCTTCGCCCCAGGCCAATGCACTCAAATCAATCTCACAAAAAACTATCGCTCGCATCCCGACATCGTAGAGTTCTACAATAACTGGATGGCGCTCACTGACTGGGAGGGCGAAGACCGCACCTACCGTTATCCGAAGACCATTGAAGCCGAAAGTCCTGACCGTGCGGAGCGTCCTGTGGTCTTCAAGGTCTCAGGCGAAGATGGTGTGGACAACTGGGCAAATGAGGCTGTTGCCTTCCTTCAAGAACTCCGCACAAAGAATATAATTAAAGATTGGAACCAAGTAGCCTTCCTCTTTCGGTCGGTTCGCAACGACAAAGTTGTTAGGTTCGCAAATGATCTGGAAGCATCAGGCATCCCCGTGTATGCGCCGCGCTCCAATATGTATTTCGAGCGCGAGGAAATCCGCCTTCTGGTGGGAGCCTACATGTTCCTCTTTCCGCAATATGGATCGATCCGGGCAACGCGCGAGGGGATGCAGCTCAATGTCTGGGGCTATTATGACCGCTGCCTTTCTGACTTCATCGCCCACCTAAAGTCAGGCGCTGACGATCAAATCATGGCCTGGACGAGAGAGACGGCCAAAGGTCATCTTACACTCTCTGAGAATACTAACTATTCTTTCGCCAGCCTGTTCTACACCCTTATCCAGTTTTCGACTTTCAGTCGGTATCTTGACGCTGAGGTTGCTCACGGCGACGTGCGTGATAGCCGTCCTGCGCGTAACCTTGCCAAATTCTCGCGCCTATTGAACAAATACGAGTACCTCTACAACGTCATCGTTCTTCGACCAGACCGGCTCGAACGCGATCTGACGACGCTCTTCAACCTCTTCATGCGGTTCTTGTGGGACGGCGGTATTGAGGAGTATGAGGACGAGTCTGACTATGCGCCGTCCGGCTGTGTTTCGTTCATGACGATCCACCAATCTAAGGGGCTCGAGTTCCCGATTGTCATTTGCGGTTCGCTCGACGCGGTTCCGCGTCGACAACACTCCGTTCTTGATGATCTGCTTGAGGATGAATTTGGTGATGGTGATCCGTTTGAGCCGCTTGACCGGATCAAGACATTTGATTTTTGGCGGCTTTTCTACACGGCCTTCTCACGGGCGCAGAACATGCTTGTGCTGACCTGTCAGGAAAATGTACCGAAGGGACGGGGGCAAAGAAATGTTCCGTCAGCGTACTTCCGGCCGGTCTACTCTCCGCTGCTGAACTGGCGTGATTTGACTTTTGAACGCTCACAGGTCGAGCTTGCTGAGGTCAAACCGAGCAATCTAAAAAACAGCTATTCCTTCACCTCTGACGTGCTCGTCTTCGAGGGATGCCCCCAGCAATATCGTTTTTTCAAGGACCTGGAATTTGCGCCGGTGCGCACCAACGCCATCTTGTTCGGCACGCTGGTTCACCAGACGATTGAGGACATCCACAAAGCGGTGCTCCGCGGCGAGGAGGGCGTGGTTACGACCGAGCAGATCGACCGTTGGTTCAATACGAATTACACCAACATCTCTCAGAAGGAGCGGGTCTATCTCGTCGATTATGTCCTGCGTGTCGCGCGGGAGCATGTGGCGCGGTATGTCGACCGTGAACGCGCGAACTGGCACCGCTTACGCGAGGCGGAGGTCGAGCTCAGCCTCCTCAAGGACGACTACGTCCTGACCGGCAATGTCGATCTGATCCAGGCCGAGGATGGTGCATGGGAGATTATCGACTTCAAGACCGAGAAGAAGCCGGACATGATTGCAGATGCCGACAAGCTTGCGCGCTACCGCCGTCAGCTTCAAATCTATGCGCACCTGTTTGAGGAAAAGCGCGGCGTTCGGGTTGACCGGATGGCGCTCTACTATACCGGCGAGGAGTCGGGAAATCCGAGGATCGTGTTTCCGAGGGAAACGGCGGACATCAAGGGGACGATTGACCAAATCGACCGCGTGGTGGGCAGAATCGTTACAAAGGATTATGAGCTGAAAGAACGACCCGAAAAGCTCTGCAAAAACTGTGACTTCCGGTCCTTTTGCGACATGACATTCTGCAGCGTCTGA